From a region of the Colius striatus isolate bColStr4 chromosome 22, bColStr4.1.hap1, whole genome shotgun sequence genome:
- the PPARD gene encoding peroxisome proliferator-activated receptor delta isoform X1, translating into MEQLQEEVPEVKEEEEEEAVMVASGASDPSGGPDSSLPSSSYTDLSQSSSPSLSDQLQMGCEEAALASLNVECRVCGDKASGFHYGVHACEGCKGFFRRTIRMKLKYEKCERSCKIQKKNRNKCQFCRFQKCLSLGMSHNAIRFGRMPEAEKRKLVAGLTASEISCQNPQVADLKAFSKHIYNAYLKNFNMTKKKARGILTGKASGTTQPFVIHDMDTLWQAEKGLVWKQLVNGIPPYKEIGVHVFYRCQCTTVETVRELTEFAKSIPSFIGLYLNDQVTLLKYGVHEAIFAMLASIMNKDGLLVANGNGFVTREFLRSLRKPFSDIMEPKFEFAVKFNALELDDSDLSLFVAAIILCGDRPGLMNVKQVEEIQDNILQALEFHLQSNHPDAQYLFPKLLQKMADLRQLVTEHAQLVQKIKKTETETSLHPLLQEIYKDMY; encoded by the exons ATGGAACAACTACAGGAGGAAGTACCTGAGGtcaaggaagaggaggaggaagaggcagtgATGGTGGCAAGTGGAGCCTCAGACCCAAGTGGAGGACCAGACAGCTCACTGCCTTCGAGCAGCTACACAG ACCTCTCCCAGAGCTCCTCTCCCTCGCTGTCGGACCAGCTGCAGATGGGCTGTGAGGAGGCTGCCCTGGCATCGCTCAACGTGGAGTGCAGGGTGTGTGGGGACAAGGCCTCGGGCTTCCACTACGGCGTGCACGCCTGCGAGGGCTGCAAG GGTTTCTTCCGGCGGACGATCCGCATGAAGCTCAAGTACGAGAAGTGTGAGAGGAGCTGCAAGATCCAGAAGAAGAACCGCAACAAGTGTCAGTTCTGTCGCTTCCAGAAGTGCCTCTCCCTGGGCATGTCCCACAACG CGATCCGCTTCGGCCGCATGCcagaggcagagaagaggaagctggtGGCAGGGCTGACTGCGAGTGAGATCAGCTGCCAGAACCCACAGGTGGCTGACCTGAAAGCTTTCTCCAAGCATATCTACAATGCCTACCTGAAAAACTTCAACATgaccaaaaagaaagcaagaggtATCTTGACCGGGAAGGCCAGCGGCACCACA CAGCCTTTTGTGATCCATGACATGGACACGTTATGGCAGGCAGAGAAGGGGCTGGTGTGGAAACAGCTAGTGAACGGCATCCCCCCCTACAAGGAGATCGGGGTGCACGTGTTCTACCGCTGCCAGTGCACCACGGTGGAGACGGTGCGGGAGCTCACCGAGTTCGCCAAGAGCATCCCCAGCTTCATAGGCCTCTACCTGAATGACCAAGTGACTCTGCTCAAGTATGGGGTGCATGAAGCCATCTTTGCCATGCTGGCCTCCATCATGAACAAGGACGGGCTGCTGGTGGCCAACGGCAACGGCTTCGTGACGCGCGAGTTCCTGCGCAGCCTGCGCAAGCCCTTCAGCGACATCATGGAGCCCAAGTTTGAGTTTGCTGTCAAGTTCAATGCCCTGGAGCTGGATGACAGTGACCTGTCTCTGTTTGTGGCTGCCATCATCCTGTGTGGAG ACCGTCCTGGCCTGATGAACGTGAAGCAGGTGGAGGAGATCCAAGACAACATCCTACAAGCTCTGGAGTTCCACCTGCAGTCCAACCACCCAGATGCCCAGTACCTCTTCCCCAAGCTGCTGCAGAAGATGGCTGACCTGAGGCAGCTGGTGACAGAGCACGCCCAGCTCGTGCAGAAGATCAAGAAGACAGAGACTGAGACATCTCTGCACCCACTGCTACAGGAGATCTACAAGGACATGTACTAA
- the LOC133627588 gene encoding probable E3 ubiquitin-protein ligase makorin-1, whose protein sequence is MEPGSLLASGALRAQGGCQRPLCRNFARGFCRWGQSCHFSHDRRSAQVCRYFQKGFCSHGEQCSYLHVQEELVGPCHGPVPAVGRRCWGAEPGRVPAAGAGGWRGARRGSAHPVPSGTHAASRCPGAGAEEEHEDSNVPGPRKAPCGTISAESGPARARGASGCQHTGLGLDPNPPEVVMDTGPRADPAEAPPVPAPAAAPGPGAALRAQSQPVACGICMEHVAQKALPEERLFGILPNCSHVFCLGCIRTWRRCRGFQSNVLKACPECRVSSSYYIPHKHWVSDAQEKEKLIEDFKARMGKIRCKFFVQNHGRCPFKSDCIYLHEPRDGRAAQRPAPRQRPPSALGFSLPPSESSAKEDEELCMLEWALRMAQMEMDFQFLSCGHEMLFTSSSDSD, encoded by the exons ATGGAGCCGGGCTCGCTGCTGGCATCTGGGGCACTGAGGGCCCAGGGGGGTTGTCAGAGACCTCTGTGCAG GAACTTTGCCCGTGGATTCTGTCGGTGGGGCCAGAGCTGCCACTTCTCCCACGACAGAAGGTCAGCCCAGGTCTGCAGGTACTTCCAGAAGGGGTTTTGCAGCCATGGAGAGCAGTGCAG CTACCTGCACGTCCAAGAAGAGCTGGTGGGGCCCTGCCACGGGCCTGTGCCCGCCGTGGGCCGCCGCTGCTGGGGCGCAGAGCCTGGCCGTGTGCCCGCAGCGGGGGCcgggggctggaggggagccCGGCGCGGCTCAGCCCACCCTGTCCCCAGCGGGACACACGCGGCCTCCAGGTGCCCAGGCGCGGGGGCTGAGGAGGAGCACGAGGACAGCAACGTGCCAGGACCTCGTAAGGCCCCCTGTGGGACCATCAGTGCAGAATCTGGCCCTGCACGAGCTCGGGGGGCCTCAG GCTGCCAACACACAGGGCTGGGATTGGACCCAAATCCTCCTGAGGTGGTGATGGACACAGGGCCACGGGCTGACCCTGCAGAG GCGCCCCCGgtgccagcccctgcagcagccccagggcccggcgcggcgctgCGGGCACAGAGCCAGCCCGTGGCCTGTGGCATCTGCATGGAGCACGTGGCCCAGAAAGCGCTGCCCGAGGAGCGGCTCTTCGGCATCCTGCCCAACTGCAGCCACGTCTTCTGCCTCGGCTGCATCCGCACGTGGCGGCGCTGCCGCGGCTTCCAGAGCAACGTCCTCAA GGCCTGCCCAGAGTGCAGAGTCAGCTCCAGTTACTACATCCCTCACAAGCACTGGGTCTCGGATGCACAGGAGAAGGAGAAGCTCATTGAAGACTTCAAGGCTCGAATGGG GAAAATCAGGTGCAAGTTCTTTGTGCAGAACCACGGGCGCTGCCCCTTCAAGTCCGACTGCATCTACCTGCACGAGCCGCGGGACGGCCGCGCCGCCcagcgcccggccccgcgccagCGCCCGCCCAGCGCGCTC gggtTCAGCCTTCCTCCCTCCGAGAGCTCTGCCAAGGAGGATGAGGAGCTCTGCATGCTCGAGTGGGCTCTCAGGATGGCTCAGATGGAGATGGACTTTCAGTTCTTGAGCTGTGGCCACGAGATGCTCTTCACCAGCTCCAGTGACTCCGACTAA
- the PPARD gene encoding peroxisome proliferator-activated receptor delta isoform X2 has product MEQLQEEVPEVKEEEEEEAVMVASGASDPSGGPDSSLPSSSYTDLSQSSSPSLSDQLQMGCEEAALASLNVECRVCGDKASGFHYGVHACEGCKGFFRRTIRMKLKYEKCERSCKIQKKNRNKCQFCRFQKCLSLGMSHNAIRFGRMPEAEKRKLVAGLTASEISCQNPQVADLKAFSKHIYNAYLKNFNMTKKKARGILTGKASGTTPFVIHDMDTLWQAEKGLVWKQLVNGIPPYKEIGVHVFYRCQCTTVETVRELTEFAKSIPSFIGLYLNDQVTLLKYGVHEAIFAMLASIMNKDGLLVANGNGFVTREFLRSLRKPFSDIMEPKFEFAVKFNALELDDSDLSLFVAAIILCGDRPGLMNVKQVEEIQDNILQALEFHLQSNHPDAQYLFPKLLQKMADLRQLVTEHAQLVQKIKKTETETSLHPLLQEIYKDMY; this is encoded by the exons ATGGAACAACTACAGGAGGAAGTACCTGAGGtcaaggaagaggaggaggaagaggcagtgATGGTGGCAAGTGGAGCCTCAGACCCAAGTGGAGGACCAGACAGCTCACTGCCTTCGAGCAGCTACACAG ACCTCTCCCAGAGCTCCTCTCCCTCGCTGTCGGACCAGCTGCAGATGGGCTGTGAGGAGGCTGCCCTGGCATCGCTCAACGTGGAGTGCAGGGTGTGTGGGGACAAGGCCTCGGGCTTCCACTACGGCGTGCACGCCTGCGAGGGCTGCAAG GGTTTCTTCCGGCGGACGATCCGCATGAAGCTCAAGTACGAGAAGTGTGAGAGGAGCTGCAAGATCCAGAAGAAGAACCGCAACAAGTGTCAGTTCTGTCGCTTCCAGAAGTGCCTCTCCCTGGGCATGTCCCACAACG CGATCCGCTTCGGCCGCATGCcagaggcagagaagaggaagctggtGGCAGGGCTGACTGCGAGTGAGATCAGCTGCCAGAACCCACAGGTGGCTGACCTGAAAGCTTTCTCCAAGCATATCTACAATGCCTACCTGAAAAACTTCAACATgaccaaaaagaaagcaagaggtATCTTGACCGGGAAGGCCAGCGGCACCACA CCTTTTGTGATCCATGACATGGACACGTTATGGCAGGCAGAGAAGGGGCTGGTGTGGAAACAGCTAGTGAACGGCATCCCCCCCTACAAGGAGATCGGGGTGCACGTGTTCTACCGCTGCCAGTGCACCACGGTGGAGACGGTGCGGGAGCTCACCGAGTTCGCCAAGAGCATCCCCAGCTTCATAGGCCTCTACCTGAATGACCAAGTGACTCTGCTCAAGTATGGGGTGCATGAAGCCATCTTTGCCATGCTGGCCTCCATCATGAACAAGGACGGGCTGCTGGTGGCCAACGGCAACGGCTTCGTGACGCGCGAGTTCCTGCGCAGCCTGCGCAAGCCCTTCAGCGACATCATGGAGCCCAAGTTTGAGTTTGCTGTCAAGTTCAATGCCCTGGAGCTGGATGACAGTGACCTGTCTCTGTTTGTGGCTGCCATCATCCTGTGTGGAG ACCGTCCTGGCCTGATGAACGTGAAGCAGGTGGAGGAGATCCAAGACAACATCCTACAAGCTCTGGAGTTCCACCTGCAGTCCAACCACCCAGATGCCCAGTACCTCTTCCCCAAGCTGCTGCAGAAGATGGCTGACCTGAGGCAGCTGGTGACAGAGCACGCCCAGCTCGTGCAGAAGATCAAGAAGACAGAGACTGAGACATCTCTGCACCCACTGCTACAGGAGATCTACAAGGACATGTACTAA